A window of the Euzebya pacifica genome harbors these coding sequences:
- a CDS encoding transglutaminase TgpA family protein codes for MAGGRLIRAVAEVNTTRRPEHDVTLRVAVLVAVMAGALAVLFAGAAPLGESTAIVLVMPLAFLWSHRRRNDSNWAAKIVISVLAVAVLIRFFDGLSGITTVDDARLPLSVLFLEIQVLHAFDLPQRRDLMFGLVSSLALLGLALATGPDAWMFVLFALHLSASAVALHRHGRSRAQEWAEDGVVGPPVDVEDPGGPERSPARATGRSVAAVAAVAVLLFGLLPLRSSGSLGGLPFSFGSAGPAATTDNGRIQPPFADGGGAQGGGPVDYFGFADRVDPRSVGELDDTPIMRVRTDRPRPLRGVVFDVYDDGVWGRSATDPRPVQGLPVVLRQPRGEASVQQRVTQTIELLHATPNLVFAASDPREVWLAARSVAPWDDGTLTTSVDMSAGTVYSVVSAIDVTPASTLRTVRPGSAGTVDPRWTALPDSVPQRVHDLARQLAAQAAAPTPYAIAETVQAWIGNRVAYSLEGPVVPRSADPVDHLLFESRVGWCEPIATSMVVLLRSVGIPARFVTGFQPGTRDLFSGQYVVRAADAHAWVEVEVPGVGWVPFDPTGATSQVLDPDGRPSEVLIGRLLARLRDAVTADPRPWVAGAAGALVLAGAGWMASAAMAARRLRRRSPWVRLLSALEVEGVAARPSDTPREAVSRANRTLPHLDRAELDLVRAHEEARRYAAPGPDDESAHAAVDRILTRR; via the coding sequence ATGGCTGGCGGGCGCCTGATCAGGGCGGTCGCCGAGGTCAACACGACCCGGCGGCCCGAACACGACGTCACCCTGCGGGTGGCGGTCCTCGTCGCCGTGATGGCCGGGGCGCTGGCGGTGCTGTTCGCCGGTGCCGCACCGCTCGGCGAGTCGACGGCCATCGTCCTGGTCATGCCGCTGGCGTTCCTGTGGTCCCACCGGCGGCGCAACGACTCCAACTGGGCCGCCAAGATCGTGATCAGCGTCCTCGCGGTCGCTGTCCTGATCCGCTTCTTCGACGGCCTGTCGGGCATCACCACGGTCGACGACGCCCGGCTTCCCCTTTCGGTGCTGTTCCTGGAGATCCAGGTCCTGCACGCCTTCGACCTGCCGCAGCGTCGTGACCTGATGTTCGGCCTCGTGTCGTCGTTGGCGTTGCTCGGCCTGGCGCTGGCAACCGGTCCGGACGCCTGGATGTTCGTGCTGTTCGCGCTGCACCTGTCGGCCTCGGCGGTGGCCCTTCACCGGCACGGACGGTCCCGGGCGCAGGAGTGGGCCGAGGACGGCGTCGTCGGTCCCCCCGTCGACGTCGAGGACCCCGGGGGGCCGGAGAGGTCACCGGCTCGCGCAACCGGGCGCAGCGTCGCCGCGGTGGCCGCTGTGGCCGTGCTGCTGTTCGGGTTGCTGCCGTTGCGCTCCAGCGGGTCCCTCGGTGGACTGCCGTTCTCCTTCGGGTCGGCGGGGCCGGCGGCCACGACCGACAACGGCCGGATCCAGCCACCGTTCGCCGACGGCGGCGGGGCGCAGGGTGGCGGGCCGGTGGACTACTTCGGGTTCGCGGACCGGGTCGACCCCCGCTCGGTGGGCGAGCTCGACGACACCCCGATCATGCGGGTGCGCACCGACCGTCCGCGCCCGCTCCGCGGTGTGGTGTTCGACGTGTACGACGACGGCGTGTGGGGACGCTCGGCGACCGACCCACGCCCGGTCCAGGGCCTGCCCGTGGTGCTCCGCCAACCACGCGGTGAGGCGTCGGTCCAGCAGCGCGTGACCCAGACCATCGAGCTGCTGCACGCCACGCCGAACCTGGTCTTCGCGGCATCGGACCCCCGGGAGGTGTGGCTGGCTGCCCGCAGCGTCGCACCGTGGGACGACGGCACCCTGACGACGTCGGTCGACATGTCCGCGGGGACGGTCTACTCGGTGGTCTCCGCCATCGACGTCACACCGGCATCGACGTTGCGGACGGTCCGGCCCGGCAGCGCCGGGACGGTCGACCCACGGTGGACGGCGCTGCCCGACAGCGTGCCGCAACGTGTGCACGACCTCGCCCGGCAGCTCGCCGCACAGGCTGCGGCCCCGACCCCGTACGCGATCGCGGAGACGGTCCAGGCATGGATCGGCAACCGGGTCGCCTACAGCCTGGAGGGGCCGGTGGTCCCCCGTTCGGCCGACCCCGTCGACCACCTGCTGTTCGAGAGCCGTGTCGGTTGGTGCGAACCGATCGCCACCTCCATGGTGGTCCTGCTCCGCTCGGTGGGGATCCCCGCACGGTTCGTGACCGGATTCCAGCCGGGGACGAGGGACCTGTTCAGCGGTCAGTACGTGGTCCGCGCCGCCGACGCCCATGCCTGGGTCGAGGTCGAGGTACCCGGGGTCGGATGGGTGCCGTTCGACCCCACCGGCGCCACGTCGCAGGTGCTGGATCCCGACGGCAGGCCATCGGAGGTCCTGATCGGCCGGCTGCTCGCTCGGCTCCGTGACGCGGTCACCGCCGACCCCCGGCCCTGGGTGGCCGGAGCGGCTGGTGCGTTGGTGCTTGCAGGGGCCGGCTGGATGGCCTCGGCAGCGATGGCCGCCCGGCGGTTGCGTCGTCGGTCACCGTGGGTCCGCCTCCTGTCCGCGCTGGAGGTCGAGGGCGTGGCTGCCCGACCCTCCGACACGCCACGGGAGGCGGTGTCGCGAGCCAACCGAACGTTGCCGCACCTCGACCGTGCCGAGCTGGACCTCGTCCGCGCCCACGAGGAGGCACGCCGCTACGCCGCTCCCGGCCCCGACGACGAGTCGGCCCATGCCGCGGTCGACCGGATCCTGACGCGACGATGA
- a CDS encoding DUF58 domain-containing protein, giving the protein MAFPDRRLLTTRPTGVGWSVLALATVLYFAGSNIGSGWLVLLAATLAAGVAVDVAGARRLQQATGCVVSGDGTGTIEAPPVVTIQVTRPQHPGSTLLAIPSLGLRTVLGEAGTSTVRAPVRRSVGPLDTVDVVLRTVGSLTLAAAVRRSGHEVRCTVVPSVHPAAERLARIVGGHGPQERHRVGRDEVTGLREHAAGDGSRLVHWRASARRGQLLVRDTSGSTGPHVRIELARDHGWTPPQMVLATTVVTALATAAGADSGATLVLQGHPVEWTATMAEQLARQHPLGGSPVGPPSPDPGGPRGSRDARTDGPGVVVRPDRDDPTAIVVSTPSDATTLQSLEEVRGWLAGA; this is encoded by the coding sequence GTGGCCTTCCCCGACCGCAGACTGCTGACGACACGGCCGACGGGGGTCGGCTGGTCGGTGCTGGCGCTGGCGACGGTGCTGTACTTCGCGGGTTCCAACATCGGGTCGGGATGGCTGGTCCTGCTGGCCGCCACGCTGGCCGCCGGAGTCGCGGTCGACGTGGCCGGTGCCCGACGGCTGCAGCAGGCCACGGGGTGTGTCGTCTCCGGCGACGGGACCGGCACGATCGAGGCCCCGCCCGTCGTGACGATCCAGGTCACTCGTCCCCAGCACCCGGGCTCGACCCTCCTCGCGATTCCCTCCCTCGGGCTGCGGACGGTCCTCGGGGAGGCTGGCACCAGCACCGTCCGGGCGCCCGTGCGTCGATCGGTCGGTCCGCTGGACACCGTTGACGTCGTCCTCCGGACCGTCGGCAGCCTGACCCTCGCCGCGGCCGTGCGCCGGTCCGGCCACGAGGTGCGCTGCACGGTCGTGCCCAGCGTCCACCCAGCAGCCGAGCGCTTGGCTCGCATCGTCGGCGGACACGGGCCGCAGGAACGGCATCGGGTCGGCCGCGACGAGGTCACGGGCCTGCGGGAGCACGCCGCCGGGGACGGCAGCCGGCTGGTCCACTGGCGGGCCAGCGCCCGCCGGGGCCAGCTGCTCGTCCGGGACACCAGCGGCTCCACCGGACCGCACGTACGGATCGAGCTGGCACGGGACCACGGATGGACGCCGCCCCAGATGGTGCTGGCGACCACGGTCGTCACCGCCCTGGCCACGGCTGCCGGGGCCGATAGCGGTGCCACGCTCGTCCTGCAGGGCCATCCGGTCGAGTGGACCGCGACGATGGCGGAGCAGCTGGCCAGGCAGCATCCGCTCGGTGGCAGCCCCGTCGGACCTCCGTCCCCCGACCCGGGCGGGCCCCGCGGCAGCCGCGACGCCCGGACCGACGGGCCCGGCGTGGTCGTGCGTCCCGATCGCGACGACCCAACCGCCATCGTCGTCTCCACGCCGTCGGACGCAACCACCCTCCAGTCCCTGGAGGAGGTGCGGGGATGGCTGGCGGGCGCCTGA
- a CDS encoding AAA family ATPase: protein MSTPLLPGSPGQAETSTPVDPTLAARLVDHVERVVVGKRSVVTLSVATLLAGGHLLLEDVPGVGKTVLARTLARTIDGQHTRIQGAPDLLPTDLTGAAVWRPREERFEFVAGPLFANIVVVDEANRMSPRTQAALLEAMEEGQVSVDGVTHALPQPSMILATQNPAEQHGVHPLPESQLDRFTAATSMGYPEAVDEVAIVASQLRADPLTTLPPLLDLHQLAGLQAAARNVTATEDLVGYAVRLVRATRNRAGVRLGASPRAALQLVRLAQAMALLDQRPVVLPDDIKRVAPAVLVHRLVVDGRGERPDGVVQAVLHETPVAA from the coding sequence GTGTCCACTCCCCTGCTGCCCGGCTCGCCCGGACAGGCCGAGACGTCGACGCCGGTCGACCCGACGCTGGCCGCTCGGCTGGTCGACCACGTCGAGCGGGTCGTCGTGGGCAAGCGTTCGGTCGTCACCCTGTCGGTGGCGACGCTGCTGGCCGGCGGGCACCTGCTGCTGGAGGACGTCCCCGGCGTCGGCAAGACCGTCCTCGCCCGGACCCTGGCGCGAACGATCGACGGGCAGCACACCCGCATCCAGGGTGCACCCGACCTGTTGCCGACCGACCTGACCGGCGCGGCGGTCTGGCGGCCGCGCGAGGAGCGGTTCGAGTTCGTGGCCGGCCCGCTGTTCGCCAACATCGTCGTCGTCGACGAGGCCAACCGGATGTCCCCACGGACGCAGGCCGCCCTCCTGGAGGCGATGGAGGAGGGCCAGGTCTCCGTCGACGGGGTCACCCACGCCCTCCCCCAGCCGTCCATGATCCTCGCGACCCAGAACCCGGCGGAGCAGCACGGGGTCCACCCCCTGCCGGAGTCCCAGCTGGACCGGTTCACCGCTGCGACGTCGATGGGGTACCCCGAGGCCGTGGACGAGGTGGCGATCGTCGCCAGCCAGCTTCGTGCCGACCCGCTGACGACCCTCCCCCCGCTGCTCGACCTGCACCAGCTGGCCGGCCTGCAGGCCGCCGCGCGAAACGTGACGGCGACCGAGGACCTGGTGGGCTACGCCGTCCGGCTCGTGCGGGCCACCCGGAACCGGGCCGGGGTCCGCCTCGGCGCGTCGCCGCGTGCGGCGCTGCAGCTGGTCCGGCTGGCACAGGCGATGGCGTTGCTGGACCAGCGCCCCGTGGTCCTTCCCGACGACATCAAGCGGGTTGCACCTGCGGTACTGGTCCACCGCCTCGTGGTCGACGGTCGCGGCGAGCGGCCCGACGGGGTCGTGCAGGCGGTCCTGCACGAGACCCCCGTCGCCGCCTGA
- a CDS encoding crotonase/enoyl-CoA hydratase family protein, whose translation MPAAHITTRVDGHVLHIGVDRPEKRNAFDRGMLHALAEAYDRLATDDDLRVGVVSARGDHFSAGLDLADVGPAIAAGEPFVPEGMTDPFGIWGEPCPKPVVMAVQGVAFTLTIELALAADIIVAADDVRFRQLEIGRGIVPFGGATIRAVRNLGWGNAMKFLLTGEEFGAEEAHRIGLVQEVVPAGEQLAAATAIAETIAKQAPLGVQATLRQSRLSRDVSTDAAIADMHASLVPIMTSEDAAEGLRSFVERRDGVYQGK comes from the coding sequence ATGCCCGCAGCGCACATCACCACCCGAGTCGACGGCCACGTCCTCCACATCGGCGTCGACCGTCCGGAGAAGCGCAACGCCTTCGACCGAGGGATGCTGCACGCCCTCGCGGAGGCCTACGACCGCTTGGCAACCGACGACGACCTGCGCGTGGGCGTCGTCTCGGCCCGGGGCGACCACTTCTCGGCAGGCCTGGACCTGGCCGACGTCGGCCCGGCCATCGCTGCGGGGGAACCGTTCGTGCCCGAGGGCATGACCGACCCGTTCGGCATCTGGGGCGAACCGTGCCCCAAGCCGGTCGTCATGGCAGTCCAGGGGGTCGCGTTCACCCTCACCATCGAGCTGGCCCTGGCTGCCGACATCATCGTGGCGGCCGACGACGTCCGGTTCCGCCAGCTGGAGATCGGCCGCGGCATCGTGCCGTTCGGCGGAGCCACCATCCGCGCCGTCCGCAACCTCGGATGGGGCAACGCGATGAAGTTCCTGCTGACCGGGGAGGAGTTCGGCGCCGAGGAAGCCCACCGGATCGGACTGGTCCAGGAGGTGGTGCCGGCCGGCGAGCAGCTCGCTGCGGCGACCGCGATCGCCGAGACGATCGCCAAGCAGGCACCGCTGGGTGTCCAGGCCACGCTGCGGCAGTCCCGCCTGTCCCGCGATGTCTCCACCGACGCGGCGATCGCCGACATGCACGCCTCGCTGGTCCCGATCATGACCAGCGAGGACGCTGCCGAGGGGCTCCGGTCGTTCGTCGAGCGGCGCGACGGCGTCTACCAGGGGAAGTGA